A genomic segment from Scomber japonicus isolate fScoJap1 chromosome 11, fScoJap1.pri, whole genome shotgun sequence encodes:
- the LOC128367716 gene encoding uncharacterized protein LOC128367716 — protein MSIVLNLALRFGDFGFYQYHIHFASEAAARLQQFNEVTYWGTLDTETYCRIFAARAAQPCSLCGAPSHPASACSIPAKINRQHNPTRSYALPHTQSPAPPATIIPRSVVPNRPLFSPNINGVDKRGRPILHQGGRTICNNFNEEGCKMSQCRYLHVCSFCGGGHARSACPHNPTSFKSGKHPSTPINIMALKAALRHHPDPAFVEFLITGFKEGFHPGISVEPSVSFECNNLQSATNDPSSVDRLLSKEIEQGFMIGPFSQPPFPTFRISPLGIATRKYSGKQRIIIDLSAPHGSSVPSLNSLIPSEDYSLHYATINHAIALIKLAGKNSWLSKADITSAFKVLPIHPDFWRFFGVKWRGAYYFAVRLTFGCKSSPKLFDTLSEALCWILCNNHGIQFLVHLLDDFLLISPPSSPPASGITTLTAVFADLGVPLSAEKTEGPSTSLEFLGITLDTNSFQASLPIEKLKRICLLISNFLMAPSCTKRQLLSLLGHLNFALRIIPQGRAFISHLLSIASSVPSLLSSVSLNPSCLAELRLWLHLLSNWNGISFFYDDQLTNSLDIQLFTDAAPSAGFGGFFNGRWFASSWPPEITNNCEVASSALFEIYPIVAAAVLWGHEWSTKSILIHSDNLSVVDIINKGRSNSNSIMPFMRRLTWHSVTHQYILRAAHIPGHHNAIADSLSRFLFQKFRNLAPNAYPMPTPVPPYSAIRTSTIKSYLSGISFFSKLITGTPSPALNHPQVKSLLSVLLRQEPAKPPKRLPLTAELLSACLNTIRSGYQTPHIALTLEAMFVLAFYGFLRCSEFTASSSHFDPCRHACISDLSMFSDDTIVLHLKKTKTNQSGHPTPVFYFKSQSSLDPFAILSNYLLYRKSHGTPLSHPLFISESGQITSRSWFHHHLRQILSLSGLSPTHYSGHSFRIGAATSASRNGIPEHFIQIMGRWASLTYHRYIRSDLNDLRSAQARLK, from the exons ATGTCAATCGTCCTCAATTTGGCACTTCGTTTTGGTGATTTCGGTTTCTATCAATACCACATCCACTTTGCCTCCGAAGCAGCAGCCCGCCTCCAACAATTTAACGAGGTTACATACTGGGGCACATTAGACACAGAAACGTATTGTCGTATCTTTGCCGCCCGAGCCGCTCAGCCTTGTAGCCTTTGCGGCGCACCTTCCCATCCCGCATCCGCCTGCTCTATCCCGGCCAAGATCAATAGACAACATAATCCGACCAGGAGTTATGCTCTTCCCCATACACAATCACCAGCCCCCCCAGCGACTATTATTCCCAGGTCAGTCGTACCTAATCGCCCCCTCTTTTCACCTAACATTAACGGTGTGGACAAGAGGGGCAGACCTATCCTACATCAAGGCGGGCGAACAATATGTAACAATTTTAACGAAGAGGGGTGCAAAATGTCACAATGCCGCTACCTCCATGTGTGCTCCTTCTGCGGCGGCGGACATGCCAGGTCTGCATGCCCGCATAATCCTACTTCCTTCAAGTCAGGTAAGCACCCCTCAACACCTATCAATATCATGGCACTGAAAGCTGCTCTCCGTCACCACCCTGATCCCGCTTTTGTCGAATTTCTTATTACCGGTTTCAAGGAAGGCTTCCACCCCGGTATATCAGTAGAACCATctgtttcatttgaatgtaaTAATCTGCAATCAGCCACCAACGACCCAAGCTCTGTCGATCGCCTACTCTCTAAAGAGATCGAGCAAGGCTTCATGATCGGCCCCTTCTCTCAACCTCCCTTCCCTACCTTTCGCATCAGCCCCCTCGGCATAGCTACCCGAAAATACTCAGGCAAGCAGCGGATCATTATCGATCTCTCAGCTCCGCACGGCAGCAGCGTCCCTAGCCTTAACAGCCTCATTCCTAGCGAAGATTACTCACTTCATTACGCTACAATAAACCATGCTATCGCTCTCATTAAACTTGCAGGCAAAAATTCATGGCTTTCAAAAGCCGACATCACCAGTGCATTCAAAGTCCTTCCCATCCACCCTGATTTCTGGCGGTTTTTCGGCGTTAAATGGCGAGGTGCTTACTACTTTGCAGTGAGACTCACCTTCGGCTGCAAAAGTAGTCCCAAACTGTTCGACACGTTATCAGAAGCCCTATGCTGGATACTATGTAATAATCACGGCATCCAATTCCTCGTTCATCTCTTAGATGATTTTCTGCTCATCAGCccaccctcttctcctcccgCATCTGGCATAACCACACTGACCGCTGTGTTTGCCGATCTTGGCGTCCCACTATCGGCAGAGAAAACGGAGGGCCCATCCACTTCACTCGAGTTCTTGGGCATCACGCTCGACACTAACTCGTTCCAAGCGTCCCTCCCCATCGAAAAGCTCAAACGTATCTGTCTTCTCATTTCTAACTTCCTCATGGCCCCATCTTGCACCAAACGACAATTACTCTCACTCCTCGGCCACCTTAACTTCGCCCTACGCATTATCCCACAGGGTCGGGCATTCATTTCCCACCTTCTGTCTATCGCCTCATCAGTACCGTCGCTCCTGTCATCAGTCTCACTAAACCCATCTTGTCTCGCCGAGCTGCGCTTATGGCTCCATCTCCTCTCAAACTGGAACGGTATTTCCTTTTTCTACGACGATCAATTAACCAATTCTCTTGATATTCAGCTCTTTACCGATGCCGCTCCCTCAGCCGGTTTTGGGGGTTTCTTTAATGGTAGATGGTTCGCTTCGTCATGGCCCCCAGAGATCACGAACAATTGCGAGGTCGCTTCCTCTGCGCTCTTCGAAATCTACCCAATCGTAGCTGCCGCCGTCCTATGGGGACACGAATGGTCCACAAAATCCATCCTCATACACTCTGATAATCTTTCAGTAGTCGACATCATCAATAAAGGTCGTTCCAACTCTAATTCAATCATGCCATTCATGCGTCGCCTCACATGGCACTCTGTTACCCACCAATACATCCTCCGTGCTGCCCACATCCCAGGCCACCATAATGCTAttgctgactctctctctcgcttcctatttcagaagttcagaaacttgGCTCCGAACGCCTACCCGATGCCGACTCCAGTTCCTCCGTATTCAGC GATAAGAACATCTACCatcaaatcctacctcagcggCATTAGTTTCTTCTCTAAACTCATCACCGGTACTCCCAGCCCAGCCttaaaccatccccaagtaaaGTCTCTTCTCTCCGTTCTCCTCcgccaagaaccagccaaaccTCCTAAACGACTTCCTCTTACCGCCGAACTACTGTCCGCTTGCCTAAACACTATTCGCTCCGGttaccaaactcctcacatcgccctgaccctcgAAGCTATGTTCGTTTTAGCCTTTTACGGTTTCCTCAGATGCTCAGAGTTCACCGCATCTTCATCCCATTTCGACCCGTGCCGTCATGCCTGCATCTCCGACTTATCAATGTTTTCTGACGATACTATAGTACTCcatctgaagaaaacaaaaacgaaTCAATCCGGCCATCCTACTCCCGTCTTCTACTTTAAAAGTCAGTCTTCTTTAGATCCATTCGCCATCCTTTCTAACTATCTTCTCTACCGAAAATCCCACGGCACACCTCTATCTCACCCTCTTTTCATCTCCGAATCCGGTCAAATAACCTCTCGGTCCTGGTTCCATCATCATTTACGCCAAATACTGTCTTTGTCCGGTTTATCACCCACGCATTACTCCGGGCACTCCTTTAGGATCGGTGCCGCGACTTCAGCATCCCGCAACGGCATACCCGAGCACTTCATTCAAATCATGGGCCGCTGGGCCTCGTTAACATACCATCGATATATCCGCTCAGACCTCAACGACCTAAGATCCGCACAAGCACGCCTTAAATAA